The following are from one region of the Streptomyces fradiae genome:
- a CDS encoding APC family permease, with amino-acid sequence MSSMDVPAEVPRQVSQRPAAADRRPATPTMTWVTLALMTTASVASLRAAPTMAVYGLACVFLYLVPAIVFLLPTALVSAELASGWSGGVYRWVAEGLSKPLGFLAVWCQFAMTIFYYPSLLAFVASTIAYVIDPSLAANGLYTAIVIMVLYWTGVWVSSHGTKTLAGLSSWGLVIGTLVPGTILVVLGMVFLAQGNPSAAPMTADHLLPQWTGLASLVLIVNNFLSYSGMEMNAVHVSSLKNPAKEYPKSMFLAVGLVLLIFILPALAISWVVPADKLSLTAGVMQAFQAFFAYFGVGWMTPIAAVMLISASLAGMLTWLAGPSKGLLEISRQEGYLPPFLQKLNKYGIQQNILVTQGVVTSVIALGYALIPNVSSVYWIFSTITTQVYLIVYLLMFAAAMRLRKTRPDHPRGYRVPAIGVVCVTGLLASAAALAIGFVPPSQFGGGSVWSYVLIVGGGLVILGLLIPWAFLKFRKPSWRQPAAATEAREA; translated from the coding sequence ATGAGTTCCATGGACGTACCCGCCGAGGTGCCGCGCCAGGTGAGCCAACGGCCTGCCGCCGCCGACCGCAGGCCCGCCACCCCCACCATGACGTGGGTGACGCTCGCCCTGATGACCACCGCCTCGGTGGCCAGCCTCCGGGCCGCGCCCACCATGGCCGTGTACGGCCTCGCGTGCGTCTTCCTCTACCTCGTACCGGCGATCGTCTTCCTCCTCCCGACCGCGCTGGTCTCCGCCGAGCTCGCCTCGGGCTGGAGCGGCGGCGTGTACCGCTGGGTCGCGGAGGGCCTGTCGAAGCCGCTCGGCTTCCTCGCCGTGTGGTGCCAGTTCGCGATGACGATCTTCTACTATCCGAGCCTGCTCGCCTTCGTGGCGTCGACCATCGCGTACGTCATCGATCCGTCGCTCGCCGCCAACGGCCTGTACACGGCGATCGTCATCATGGTCCTGTACTGGACCGGTGTGTGGGTGTCCTCGCACGGCACCAAGACGCTTGCCGGACTGTCCAGTTGGGGTCTGGTCATCGGCACGCTCGTCCCCGGCACGATCCTCGTCGTGCTCGGCATGGTCTTCCTGGCGCAGGGCAACCCGTCCGCCGCGCCCATGACCGCCGACCATCTGCTGCCGCAGTGGACCGGGCTCGCCAGCCTGGTCCTGATCGTCAACAACTTCCTCTCCTACTCCGGCATGGAGATGAACGCGGTCCACGTCTCCTCGCTCAAGAACCCGGCGAAGGAGTACCCGAAGTCGATGTTCCTGGCGGTGGGGCTCGTCCTGCTGATCTTCATCCTGCCCGCGCTCGCCATCAGCTGGGTCGTGCCGGCCGACAAGCTCAGCCTCACGGCGGGCGTGATGCAGGCGTTCCAGGCCTTCTTCGCGTACTTCGGCGTGGGCTGGATGACCCCGATCGCCGCCGTGATGCTGATCTCCGCCTCCCTCGCCGGCATGCTGACCTGGCTCGCCGGGCCGTCCAAGGGCCTCCTGGAGATCTCCCGCCAGGAGGGCTATCTGCCGCCGTTCCTGCAGAAGCTCAACAAGTACGGCATCCAGCAGAACATCCTCGTCACGCAGGGCGTCGTCACCTCGGTCATCGCCCTCGGGTACGCACTCATCCCGAACGTGTCGAGCGTCTACTGGATCTTCTCGACCATCACCACCCAGGTGTATCTGATCGTCTATCTGCTGATGTTCGCGGCGGCCATGCGGCTGCGGAAGACCCGGCCCGACCATCCGCGCGGCTATCGCGTCCCGGCCATCGGCGTGGTGTGCGTGACCGGACTGCTCGCCTCCGCCGCGGCGCTCGCCATCGGCTTCGTACCGCCCTCGCAGTTCGGCGGCGGCAGCGTCTGGTCGTACGTCCTGATCGTCGGCGGCGGTCTGGTGATCCTGGGGCTGTTGATCCCCTGGGCCTTCCTGAAGTTCCGCAAGCCGAGCTGGAGGCAGCCGGCCGCCGCGACGGAAGCACGGGAAGCGTAG
- a CDS encoding D-2-hydroxyacid dehydrogenase family protein yields MNPDAPTTVLPRCAILDDFQGVALASADWSPLDGRVEVRALREHIDPLADPDGLVVAVEDCEILVVMRERTPLGADLLARLPRLRLIVTSGMRNASIDLAAARARGITVCGTASASEPPTELTWALILGLARQVHTESAAIRAGGPWQSTVGLDLAGRTLGLVGLGKIGGRVARIGLAFGMDVVAWSPHLDDERAAAHGVRRAASLTDLLAAADVASLHLVLSDRTRGLIGEAELRAMRPDAYLVNTSRAGLVDEAALLRALREGWIAGAGLDVYETEPLPTDDPLRTLPNVLALPHLGYVTRGNYGRYFGQAVEDVEAWLAGKPVRELG; encoded by the coding sequence ATGAATCCCGACGCCCCGACCACGGTCCTGCCCCGCTGCGCGATCCTCGACGACTTCCAGGGCGTCGCCCTCGCCTCCGCCGACTGGAGCCCGCTCGACGGACGGGTCGAGGTCCGCGCGCTGCGCGAGCACATCGACCCGCTCGCCGACCCCGACGGGCTCGTCGTCGCCGTCGAGGACTGCGAGATCCTCGTCGTGATGCGCGAGCGCACCCCGCTCGGCGCCGACCTCCTCGCCCGGCTCCCCCGGCTGCGGCTGATCGTCACCTCGGGCATGCGCAACGCCTCGATCGACCTGGCCGCCGCCCGCGCCCGCGGGATCACCGTCTGCGGCACGGCCAGCGCCTCCGAGCCGCCCACCGAGCTGACCTGGGCGCTCATCCTGGGCCTGGCCCGGCAGGTGCACACGGAGAGCGCCGCGATACGGGCCGGCGGGCCCTGGCAGTCCACCGTCGGCCTCGACCTCGCGGGCCGCACGCTCGGCCTGGTCGGCCTCGGCAAGATCGGCGGCCGGGTGGCCCGGATCGGCCTCGCCTTCGGCATGGACGTAGTCGCCTGGAGCCCGCACCTCGACGACGAGCGGGCCGCCGCGCACGGCGTACGGCGCGCCGCGAGCCTCACCGACCTGCTCGCCGCCGCCGACGTGGCCTCGCTGCACCTGGTGCTCTCCGACCGCACCCGCGGGCTGATCGGCGAGGCGGAACTGCGCGCGATGCGCCCCGACGCGTACCTCGTGAACACCTCGCGCGCCGGGCTCGTCGACGAGGCCGCGCTGCTCCGCGCTCTGCGCGAGGGGTGGATCGCGGGGGCCGGTCTGGACGTGTACGAGACGGAGCCGCTGCCCACCGACGACCCCCTGCGCACCCTGCCGAACGTGCTGGCGCTGCCGCACCTGGGGTATGTGACCCGCGGAAACTACGGCCGCTACTTCGGGCAGGCGGTGGAGGACGTCGAGGCGTGGCTGGCCGGGAAGCCGGTGCGGGAACTGGGGTAG
- a CDS encoding CbtA family protein, protein MSVTTTPTGAPSGSLVGRLLLRGMLAGLIAGLFAFGVAYVAGEPSVNASIAVEEAAAAKAEHAGHAEHSASAHDHGANGAATQADAEDAEEEIVSRDLQSTAGLATGVLVYGVALGGIASLAFCFVLGRVGRFTAKATAALVAAAAFTTVYLVPFLKYPATPPAVGNPDTIGKRTTLFFLMILLSVLLGIAAVIAGRRLAPRLGNWNATVVAGAGFVAAVAIACAFLPANTDAVQADFPAAVLWDFRLATLGIQAGLWAVFGLAFGLLAERLLAPKPAPEAVPAPAA, encoded by the coding sequence ATGTCAGTCACCACCACACCCACGGGTGCGCCTTCCGGCTCGCTCGTGGGCAGACTTCTGCTCCGCGGCATGCTCGCGGGCCTGATCGCCGGACTGTTCGCCTTCGGCGTCGCGTACGTCGCGGGTGAGCCGTCCGTCAACGCCTCGATCGCGGTCGAGGAGGCGGCGGCCGCGAAGGCGGAGCACGCCGGGCATGCCGAACACTCCGCCTCGGCACACGATCACGGCGCGAACGGCGCGGCCACCCAGGCCGACGCCGAGGACGCCGAGGAGGAGATCGTCAGCCGGGACCTCCAGTCCACGGCGGGTCTCGCCACCGGCGTCCTCGTCTACGGGGTCGCGCTCGGCGGCATCGCGTCGCTCGCGTTCTGCTTCGTCCTGGGACGGGTCGGCAGGTTCACCGCGAAGGCCACGGCCGCGCTCGTCGCGGCGGCGGCCTTCACCACGGTCTATCTGGTGCCGTTCCTCAAGTACCCGGCGACCCCGCCGGCGGTCGGCAACCCGGACACCATCGGGAAGCGCACCACGCTGTTCTTCCTGATGATCCTGCTGAGCGTGCTGCTCGGCATCGCCGCGGTCATCGCGGGCCGCCGGCTCGCCCCGCGCCTCGGCAACTGGAACGCGACGGTCGTCGCGGGCGCCGGCTTCGTCGCCGCGGTCGCGATCGCCTGCGCCTTCCTGCCCGCCAACACGGACGCGGTGCAGGCCGACTTCCCGGCCGCCGTGCTGTGGGACTTCCGGCTCGCGACCCTCGGCATCCAGGCGGGCCTGTGGGCGGTCTTCGGGCTCGCCTTCGGGCTCCTCGCGGAGCGTCTGCTCGCCCCGAAGCCGGCCCCGGAAGCGGTTCCGGCCCCGGCCGCCTGA
- a CDS encoding CbtB-domain containing protein: MAEAIASPAVTSTPAVAPVSLPVRAVLPWALFAGVLMLVALYFVGAEQGATSLFAGSDVHEWVHDGRHLLGFPCH; the protein is encoded by the coding sequence ATGGCCGAGGCCATCGCGTCGCCCGCCGTCACGTCCACCCCTGCCGTCGCTCCGGTCTCGCTGCCGGTCCGCGCCGTGCTGCCGTGGGCGCTGTTCGCCGGCGTCCTGATGCTCGTCGCGCTCTACTTCGTCGGTGCCGAGCAGGGGGCGACCTCCCTGTTCGCGGGCAGCGACGTGCACGAGTGGGTCCACGACGGGCGTCACCTGCTCGGTTTCCCCTGCCACTGA
- a CDS encoding histidine phosphatase family protein, translated as MTVRVSLIAPAMNAALREARFDDAGPVELPPTGVHPLCLAPRVRVVSSPSGRCRATAEALGLSDAYEVEPALAGCAMGRWRGRRLDELTAEEPESVAAWLTDPGAAPHGGESLRELRARVAEWLEGLKGLGQGERDVWAVAEPDVIRAAVAHALGAPEEVFWRLDVRPLSRTTLSGRAGRWNLQLGAPVG; from the coding sequence ATGACCGTACGGGTCTCCCTGATCGCGCCCGCCATGAACGCGGCCCTGCGCGAGGCCAGGTTCGACGACGCGGGGCCGGTGGAGCTGCCGCCGACAGGAGTACATCCGTTGTGCCTCGCGCCGAGGGTACGGGTGGTGAGCTCGCCGTCCGGGCGCTGCCGGGCGACGGCGGAGGCGCTGGGCCTGTCGGACGCGTACGAGGTGGAGCCGGCGCTCGCGGGCTGCGCGATGGGCCGGTGGCGGGGCCGGCGGCTCGACGAACTCACCGCCGAGGAGCCGGAGTCGGTGGCCGCCTGGCTCACCGACCCGGGCGCGGCCCCGCACGGCGGCGAGTCGCTGCGGGAGCTGCGCGCCCGGGTCGCGGAGTGGCTGGAGGGGCTGAAGGGCCTGGGCCAGGGGGAGCGGGACGTGTGGGCCGTCGCCGAGCCGGATGTGATCCGGGCGGCCGTGGCGCACGCGCTCGGCGCGCCGGAGGAGGTCTTCTGGCGGCTCGACGTGCGCCCGTTGTCCCGTACGACGCTGAGCGGGCGCGCCGGACGGTGGAACCTGCAGCTCGGAGCCCCGGTCGGCTGA
- a CDS encoding GntR family transcriptional regulator has protein sequence MLFRVDPASAVPLGDQIAACVRGALADGSAAPGERLPAARELADSLGVNVHTVLRGYQRLREEGLIELRRGRGAVIVPGAQAPDRAQFVERLRALVAEARQLGVTDEEFLELARTSLS, from the coding sequence GTGCTCTTCCGGGTCGACCCCGCCTCCGCCGTACCGCTCGGCGACCAGATCGCCGCCTGCGTCCGCGGCGCCCTCGCCGACGGCAGCGCCGCGCCCGGCGAACGCCTGCCCGCCGCCCGGGAGTTGGCCGACTCCCTCGGCGTCAACGTGCACACCGTGCTGCGCGGCTACCAGCGCCTGCGCGAGGAGGGCCTGATCGAACTGCGCCGCGGCCGCGGTGCCGTCATCGTCCCCGGCGCCCAGGCCCCCGACCGCGCCCAGTTCGTCGAACGCCTTCGCGCCCTCGTCGCCGAGGCCCGCCAACTGGGCGTGACGGACGAGGAGTTCCTGGAGCTGGCGCGTACGAGCCTGAGCTGA
- a CDS encoding MarR family winged helix-turn-helix transcriptional regulator has product MADAHPDDRLGFLLSFRGELTGARIRAALAVDGLHPRNAMTLMRLAPGATSQRELAAAMEVDPSQLVAILNELESAELCERRRDPADRRRHIVEITPAGREALERIDEAVSAAERELFGDLSATEQALLRGLLDRVVVDPAAHECGE; this is encoded by the coding sequence ATGGCAGATGCGCACCCCGACGACCGCCTCGGCTTCCTCCTCTCCTTCCGTGGGGAGCTCACCGGCGCGCGCATCCGCGCCGCGCTCGCCGTCGACGGCCTGCACCCGCGCAACGCCATGACCCTGATGCGGCTCGCCCCCGGCGCCACCAGTCAGCGCGAACTGGCCGCCGCGATGGAGGTCGACCCCAGCCAACTGGTCGCGATACTCAATGAGTTGGAGTCCGCCGAGCTGTGCGAGCGGCGCCGCGACCCGGCCGACCGCCGACGACACATCGTGGAGATCACCCCGGCCGGCCGGGAGGCCCTGGAGCGCATCGACGAGGCGGTGAGCGCGGCCGAGCGCGAGCTCTTCGGCGACCTCAGCGCCACCGAACAGGCCCTGCTGCGGGGCCTGCTCGACCGGGTGGTCGTGGATCCGGCCGCCCATGAGTGTGGCGAGTAG
- a CDS encoding DoxX family protein, whose protein sequence is MFIGYVVVAALLALASTASAFLTFTRNPQVVSSMEKVGVPDSWLPWLATAKAAGALGLLVGLFVPALGAAAAVGLALYFIGAVTSHLRVKDFNVAPVVVLTLLAVAALVLRIASA, encoded by the coding sequence ATGTTCATCGGTTACGTCGTCGTCGCCGCGCTGCTCGCGCTCGCGTCCACCGCCTCCGCCTTTCTCACCTTCACCCGCAATCCGCAGGTCGTGAGCAGCATGGAGAAGGTGGGCGTGCCGGACTCCTGGCTGCCCTGGCTCGCGACGGCGAAGGCGGCCGGCGCGCTCGGCCTGCTCGTGGGTCTGTTCGTCCCGGCGCTCGGCGCGGCCGCCGCGGTGGGCCTGGCGCTCTACTTCATCGGTGCGGTGACCTCCCACCTGCGCGTGAAGGACTTCAACGTGGCGCCGGTCGTCGTGCTCACGCTGCTCGCGGTGGCCGCGCTGGTGTTGCGCATAGCCTCCGCCTGA
- a CDS encoding ABC-F family ATP-binding cassette domain-containing protein: MFRAQLTDVTKRYDDRDVHDRLVLDRVTLTVRAGERVGVVGDNGSGKSTLLRLLAGLEAPDSGTVTVESPGGVGHLAQTLDLPGTATVGDAIDRALADVRELERRIREAEAALGTGSSGSSSSSGSSDGDLDAYAALLAAYEARGGADADRRVETVLRRLGERAPLARDRALGTLSGGRHSRLALAGVLASDPELLLLDEPTNDLDDEAVAWLEERLRRHRGTVVAVTHDRAFLDRVTTAVLEVDHETRTVRRYGNGYPGYLAGRAADRARREQEYEEWRAETVRHAAVAETNSGRLAAIPRKGPRGFSGAGAFRARSRTHGATVRIRVARTRLQELAEHPVPRPPEPLRFAARIEGEPAGLALADVRVEGRLRLDALRLVPGERLLVTGPNGAGKSTLLRLLAGELAPDAGTVAITAGPDRIGLLRQDTAGAGDPRTVAEAFGGTGREAELLALGLFTARDLTMPVRALSAGQRRRLELARLVTRPADLLLLDEPTNHLSPGLVEELDAALAGYSGTLVVVSHDRRLRAGFRGRRLDLAPWHSGVGEVGVGGVSAPCPA, translated from the coding sequence TTGTTCCGTGCCCAACTCACCGACGTCACCAAGCGCTACGACGACCGGGACGTCCACGACCGGCTCGTCCTCGACCGGGTCACCCTCACCGTCCGCGCCGGCGAACGCGTCGGCGTCGTCGGGGACAACGGCTCCGGCAAGTCCACCCTCCTGCGGCTGCTCGCCGGCCTGGAGGCCCCCGACAGCGGCACCGTCACCGTCGAGTCCCCCGGCGGCGTCGGGCACCTCGCCCAGACCCTGGACCTGCCCGGCACCGCCACCGTCGGGGACGCGATCGACCGCGCCCTCGCCGACGTACGGGAGCTGGAGCGGCGCATCCGCGAGGCCGAGGCCGCCCTCGGAACCGGCTCATCCGGCTCGTCCAGCTCATCCGGCTCGTCCGACGGCGACCTCGACGCGTACGCCGCACTCCTCGCCGCCTACGAGGCGCGCGGCGGCGCGGACGCCGACCGGCGGGTGGAGACCGTGCTGCGGCGGCTCGGCGAACGCGCACCGCTCGCCCGTGACCGGGCCCTCGGCACCCTCTCCGGCGGGCGGCACTCCCGCCTCGCGCTCGCCGGGGTGCTCGCCTCGGACCCCGAGCTGCTGCTGCTCGACGAGCCGACGAACGACCTCGACGACGAGGCCGTGGCCTGGCTGGAGGAGCGGCTGCGGCGCCACCGCGGCACCGTGGTCGCGGTCACCCACGACCGCGCCTTCCTCGACCGGGTCACCACCGCGGTCCTGGAGGTCGACCACGAGACCCGTACGGTCCGGCGGTACGGCAACGGGTACCCGGGCTATCTCGCCGGGCGGGCCGCCGACCGGGCGCGCCGCGAGCAGGAGTACGAGGAGTGGCGGGCCGAGACCGTGCGCCACGCGGCCGTCGCCGAGACCAACAGCGGGCGGCTGGCCGCGATCCCCCGCAAGGGGCCGCGCGGCTTCAGCGGCGCGGGTGCCTTCCGGGCCCGCTCCCGTACCCATGGCGCCACGGTCCGGATCCGGGTCGCCCGCACCCGGCTCCAGGAGCTCGCCGAGCATCCGGTGCCGAGGCCGCCCGAGCCGCTGCGGTTCGCCGCCCGCATCGAGGGCGAGCCGGCCGGGCTCGCGCTCGCGGACGTACGGGTGGAGGGCCGGCTCCGGCTGGACGCCCTGCGGCTCGTGCCGGGCGAGCGGCTGCTGGTCACCGGCCCCAACGGGGCGGGGAAGAGCACCCTGCTGCGGCTGCTCGCGGGCGAACTCGCCCCCGACGCCGGCACGGTGGCGATCACCGCCGGGCCGGACCGGATCGGGCTGCTGCGGCAGGACACGGCGGGAGCCGGGGACCCGCGCACGGTGGCCGAGGCGTTCGGCGGCACCGGCCGTGAGGCGGAACTGCTCGCGCTCGGTCTGTTCACCGCCCGGGACCTCACGATGCCGGTCCGCGCGCTGTCCGCCGGACAGCGCCGGCGGCTCGAACTGGCCCGGCTGGTGACCCGGCCGGCCGACCTGCTGCTGCTCGACGAGCCCACCAACCATCTGTCGCCCGGACTGGTGGAGGAGCTGGACGCGGCCCTCGCGGGCTACTCCGGCACCCTGGTCGTGGTCAGCCACGACCGGCGGCTGCGGGCCGGGTTCCGGGGCCGGCGGCTCGACCTGGCGCCGTGGCACAGCGGGGTCGGCGAGGTCGGGGTCGGCGGGGTCAGCGCACCGTGTCCGGCGTGA